gaaaattctgtgcaCATCTTTTTTAAGAAGCGTAGATTTTAGCAGCAATTCATTGAAGAATTTCTAAGATAACACATTGatgaatttttcaagaaatttcagtaggaatttaggaattaccggaactcctaaagcaatttcccaggaaattgcTGGAATATTGAAGAGAATGTCCGAAGATGATACTAGAGATTTCAAAGAATTCCTATATACTCAATGAAAAATACTATTACAATGGCAACAACTtctttaattattaatttaatttttactttACATACAAATTTAAAACTTCTTTCGAAGCTTCTTAAAAATTTGGTGGGGTTTTGGTCACCGTCAAAGTTTATATTTTctggttttttgatttttatcgatgatgaaaaatacacaatttccgttttttaataacgtttcgacttactccattcagccatcatcagatctgTTATGTTATGTGTGTATCTAACGTATTTTAAAATCCTGGACATTTATTGAAAACCCTGGAGAGAtcaagaatttttatttttgaaatgagTCGCCACCCTGTTTTTGCTTACAAAACTTTGGAAAATTCTGCCatagtttttttatttacatcaTTTAAAAACTTGCTTCATTTGTTCCTGATTCGTTTTAAAATACAAACATGACACTAactgagattttttgttttcttttacaGGTCTGACGTTACACTCATTGAGTACGGTGAGATAAattttgatttgtatttttgaTATCAAAGACTGATAACAATtggcacaataaaagtgttgtTGTTATTGTAATTTGCAATCATAATAAAACACCAATAGAGCCAATGAATAATTAATTTTGGTCGTACAAAGTaggttaaaaaaaatttaggAACACAGTAACAGAAATAGCACTAATTTAGCTGAATTAATCCCTGTGGATATATGTGGAAACCGAATGTCTCTGTGCGAATCTTCCTTGATAAACAGGTTGAACAGGCACCTCAAACGCCTATATCCAAGATATCATACACCCCATACCTATATTTATGTCTATTATTGTCAATACAGCTTCGTTACGTACATCGCGCGAATTTCCTTTCCCTCGCATTAATCGAATCGTTAATGCGGGATCCTCCCGCTTTCTTGCGAGCTGGTCAATATTGATAAGTCAGACCAGCATCGCACAGCACTGTGAGCTATAAATCAAGTCGTGTTTATGCCATTCGGCCTCCTGTTTATACCTCCAGTTGTGTATATTTTCGATTTCCACCTCGTGGCCAATTCGAAAAATAAAGCCAACCACTGCCACTGATTCCGAATAGACACTAACCCTCCCATGGCACTATTAGTAGTCTAGAATGTAGGCAGTTTGGGCCAAACGACCATCCTCGACTTCAGCGATGGAATGGTGGAATAGATCGGATGGTCCGGACCATCACCACCGAGCCGTACAAAAACCGATGGCAATAATAAAGCGAGAACGGTAAAATAAAAATACGTTTTATGTGTCTTTCTTGTCCACAAAACTGGCTTTCGCTCGTCTACCTACGCCATACCTAACTAGATGACGGACTTGTGCTAAATGCTGGTACAAAGATTCACCGCCCGCCAGCTGGTCGGTTTGGAGAAATGGATGGGACGGGGATTCCAGCGCTTTCTAGGTTGATTTTCATTATTCTCGAAACATATTTCGACCAACAACCGGGGGTTGCACATCGGACGCCCGATTGCGTTCCGTTTGGTCCCAGAGTCTCCTTCTGAATTCCactcagcatcatcaacgtcaTCATCGCCGTAGGTACATGAGCAGCAGAACTACCAGAGCGAGGAGCGCCGTCGTCCGGCTCGGCTGGTACGGTGGCAGTGTGGACGTGGAGTCCCACATAGACAGTCGGCATGAACGCGGTCGGATTTAAAAATAACCCACATCGTATGTATCTACGGATAGAACTTGGATTTCGAGTGCTCGGCTTTGAGGATCCATGCATTTCTATTCCCTTTTCCCCCGGGTTTGGTTGCCGTGATGAGCACGGTAAGGATAGATCAAGTGATGTGTGGAAAATTATCCATTCTTAAACCAGTGACACTCGACCGGTTTTCGATAGATATTctattaaaatattcaaaattaatgaatatttatacaaatattttgatttcagGTTCCCATAGTTAAGCAGAGGATATTTTTGCATAggaatttcataaatattctatctatctcaaataaaaaaaaacaacaaaataatgcaacattcctccaggaatgccgacgggaatcctccgaggattctgatgagaatcctttattccagagattccgacgggaatgttccagagatttcGATGGGAATGTTACAAGGATTCCAATGAGAGTCTTCTAGGGATCCTccgtcatccaggaattccgacgggaatattccaggaatctaatcgggaatgttccagggattctaCCGGGAATGTTCCAGCGAATACGATAAaaatgtttcagggatttcAAAGAGAATCTTCTAAATATTTAGatactgaattcctccaggaattcagacGGTAATGGTTCAgagattccgtcggaaattctccaggaattcccacatgaattttccatggatttcgtaggcaatgttccagggatttacaaacaaatcttcgaaggattccgaagcaatctgtcgaggGATCTCGAAGTAAATCGTCGAGGAACTCCGAATTAAagctccagggattccgaaaagaatcctctagcgattccaaagggaatcctccaggtgttgaagcaaatcgttaagggatttcgaagcaaatcgttagaaggattccgaaacaaatcattaagggattccgaggcaaatcgtcgagagactccgaagcaaatcttcgaaggattttgaagcaaatcgtcgaatgatttcgaaacaaatctttgaacgactccggaggaattccgaaataATTCAACGAGAGATTCTGGAGCAAACCCTCATGGATTATGAAGGGTTTCCCCCACAGATTTCCAAGGGTATCCCTCAAGGATACTGAAAGGGATCCGGTTGATATACTTCaatgattttcaaagaaattctctaGAGACTCCAATGAGACTTCTAATCAGATTCTGATGGGAATTCGTCTAGGGTTTCGATGAGAATCCTACTCGGCTGCTGATGGCAATTGGGCAGATTACCATGCTGCTAGGGAAGcggaagtctgctggaaaactgtcactcaagtccgtgatggttgaccacatgtctttgactgctggcgtagtaccacgattgctttgattgatattttggtggctctccgctgttgttcatatcaagcttactttgatgctttgaaatcaattagatactgccttttcataattaacaccagtcaccaagtgcaatttcactgccacacagaaataagaaacaagcGTATTTGTAGGTccaaggtcgaaggtcaaaaggtcgaaagactaaaggtcgaaagtcaaaaggtcgaataaaaaaatctgagtcaaaagttcgaagggtcaaaatgtcgaaggtcaaaaggtgaGATGGGTTAAGAGGTCgaaattataaaaaacaaaatgaaccacccgatcttgctcgggttgttTTTATCGATATGTCAATTGTTTAGCAGTGCCGCACTATagatcgatttcaattcgaccTTGATggtttcttcagaactcatagAAACTTAGTATTTTTCCATTTGCTTAACTTTCCCTGTCAAATTTGCAAACTTTATATATAtacaaacacagctgatcccaagacgatTCTATCAGTGACGAAATCTTGCTaatcggtccatccgttcgtgagttatattgcctcaaaggaatgcaaactcatttttatatatagactAGTCGAGCCCGATCTTGCTCGCTTTTTTTCGACCTAactgtcaatcatttagttgattgCATCGTCGCCctctacagggtgttcaataagttcgaatacaattttttgaccattgtgtttgtaagcccaatgtatatattctgtattagtattggtgtcagcgttagcggtatatatacgctatCGGATGTATGtagtgttgacattctgtctcttgttgtttgtttattacgcgcgttgaaaatggattggggcatcgTAAATAGTCGTTTTTGAAGGTCGaaatcattgcggcgtactacaaaactgaggttttgggGATGATTAATGCTCCCAGTGGCCCGGTGATAAGACGGAGATCagccctacgtgttccaataggacgataaccctttatacacgaaaaatgcgatttaagccttatatggggacaatttcatcgactttttggacaaaactttgcgacctcccagcttcccggatttgaaccctcttaactttcttgtttggtcctttattatgttaaagctgtacgaatacgaggtcagtaacttggaccagttcaagacgtaattatcaaaatctggaacgaaatgcccatgcagaccgtgcgtgccgcttgcgatgggttttagaaacgtttgaagctcgtgaagaagtacaaaatagaggtcattccaaaaatgtaagaaacgttccttataaacaatactttcaatggaatggaaccgggaaaagaaataatttaatctaaatttttaaacattttttgaaagtgtattcgaacttattgaacaccctgtagatCGATTTCAATTCTAGCTTGatggttttcttcagaaatcttgaaaacgtagtatttttacatttgttcgACTTCCCAGCGAAATATTTTATCTTCTTATGCATATAAACACAGCAGAGCCTAAGACGAATCAATTGGTGAGGAAATTTTGGCAAAAAGGTCCATctgttcgtgagttatattgcctcaaaggacaTGTAAACTCaattttatatatagagatgaGGTAAAACATCGAGTAATAATCAACCATTTTTTTACACATTAGTGTTTATTTGTAGGCGAAACGATAATATTTAATTgtagaatttttccttcttctaatCATAGGcttttctttcgagtttcgcatatttgtatttattggtatttcacctgataatatttcattgtAGAATCTTCACATTGTTCAAACATAGGGTATTCTTCAGGGGTATATTAACAAATTAACATTTTCATCAAAGTGATGTTAGGCTTTATATACATAACTTTTAACTAGTCATAAATCCTCACGTTACACTGTGAAAGAGGGAGGGGTATGGAATTTCGcaaatttgcgttacgtaatttgtgaataatttgttttattcAATGAAATCACCGAATAACCCTCTAACGCCCAAGGCCGCCTTTAGATGCGGTACTTTgataaatttttgtaatttttaattgttcagatttcaaaaagttgttgatgttgatcaataatataaagTTCAATACTTGTTCAAATCtagttaaaaataaattctaaagaatttttttttgtctaaaatGTATTCAGATTATTTCGTTTGTTACTTGTGTCACACGGTAACAAAGAGACGTGGTTTCCGAGTTCAGAATTCCCTTTATTTGGCAAGACAGGGTTTTAAAATCCTATATTAAGGTGAATCAGTTAGAATACATACATATTGGAGACAACAAACTCTAATCTTACGTTTAGTGCTTTAGAATCGTTCTACCGGTCTCCCAATACTGGCTAACTGCTTCTTCGGAACCCTACTAAAAGCGCACAACGTTATAACTTGTTTAACGATAGTCAAATGATTTACCATTACTAACCCGTAACACCAACCGATATCGTTATCAGAATTGGACTCGTGCACCAAATCGGCGGATAGAATTCCCAGGCAACTAATAGGATAATTAATTGATATCGGAAATTAAGGAATCCACTTTAAACACCTTATATAAGATTGTTTTACCGTAGTTTTAAGAAAGTAGATAAGTATAAACTAGATTTAAGGCAAACAACATTCGTAGggattttggaatatttccatATAACACTATAACTATGTATGCTTTGTTCTTCGGAATCACGTTTTAGTCTTCGTTTTCATTAATTTCTGTCTCGTCACCATGACTGACGGATTTGCCATTCCCTCCTTTCGGACGTTCGCTGTCATCTCGCGTACGCGTCGGCGCGTCAATGCTCTTCTGACGCGTTGCTTCGCTGACACCGAGGGGATTCGGTGACACTCCCCCCCAGTTTGCTGACTCCGCCTCTGAGACAGCCAACTCCTTCTTATGGCCGACATTGAGTACCGCCACGTGTACAGCTGCCCTTTCATACACACCCCTGGCGGTCTGGATGGTTACTCTGCGCACCTGGCCATCTCGATTCACGGTGCCGATGACACGCCCTTTCGGCCAGCAATTTCGTGGTAGTGCCGGATCTGCGATGAGTACGATGTCGCCTTCTTGGATTGGCCGGGTTTTTTCGTGCCACTTGCTGCGCCTAGTTATCTCCGGAAGGTATTCCCGGAGCCATCTCTGCCAGAAGTGGTTGGCGAATGCTTGCGATTGATGCCAACCACGTCGTAGAGCGATGGAATTACCGTCCAGTAGAGACCATGGCTTGAAACCATCGGAGCTTCCTAACAGCCAGTGGTTCGGGGTGAGAGCCGGAGCATCTGTGTCGTCGATAGGGACATGCGTGAGCGGGCGTGCATTGAGAATCCCCTCAACCTCAATCAGTGCGTTTCTCAACTCTTCATCAGTTGGGCGCGGTGATGGTTTGAGTTCCGAAAGCGTCCGTTTCACGGACCGAACGAGCCGCTCCCAACTACCCCCCATATGTGGAGCAGCCGGTGGATTGAAGTGCCAGGACGTATTAGAGTTCACAAACTCTTGCACTAGTTTGTCGTGGTCAATTGTTGCCAGCGCCTGCTTCAATTCTCGTTCTGCACCAACAAAGTTGGTTCCTCTGTCGCTGTAGAATACTGCTGGTGCTCCTCGGCGCACAATAAAATTGCGTAGCGCCATTATACAAGAGTTAGTGGTTAGCGAACTAGCTATCTCAAGATGGACTGCGCGAATGGTAAGACACGTAAGAAGAACCCCCCACCTCTTCTCAACTCTTCTCCCCATAGTTACCTCCATCGGGCCGAAATAATCAACCCCTGTATGGGTGAACGGGCGAACGAAGGCGGCAAGCCGACAAGGCGGTAAGTCTGCCATTGCTGGCGGGTACGGGCGGGCTTCCCGTAGCATACAACGAGAGCAATTGGCTCTGATTTTTGCGAATACGCGGCGAATACGGCTAATACAGAACCTTTGCCGGATGTCGTTGATAGCCGACTCATGATTATGATGTTGGAATTTTTCGTGGTAACTTTTGACGATTAACAACGTAATCAGATGCTCTCGAGGAAGAATAATTGGATTGATTGCATCCGGTGACAGGTATTTGCATGCTCCTGTTCTTCCTTGCATACGTAGCACTCCTTTCTCGTCGATAAACGGGTTGAGTTTGTAGAGTGGGCTACGCTTCGGCAGTGTTGCCTTCTGATCTGTGCGTTGAAGGATTGAGAGTTGCCCAAGAAGCCGTCCTGCTGCGCTACCCGAAAATGGAAGTTTTCGGCATGGCGGATTTCTTCACTAGTAAGGTTCCCAATATGCCTGGCGGTTTTGAACGAGCGTTCTTGATAAACCGAAAACGTAAGCAGTTATGCGGATCAAGCTCCCCATGTACGGAACCGTTCCGTAGAAAATTTCAGCCTCGTAGTGTCGTAGTGCACGTGAACGTTGGCGCGTAGTTCCTCTATTGTCCCTTCCAATGGTCTCGGCATGGTAGGCCACTCTTCTTCTGGTTGCCAAAGAAATTCAGGGCCTTTACACCATCTGCTCTCATGTGTAAACAAAGGACGATGCTGCCACTTAGTGCCTTCGTCGGCAACGTTCCATTTCGTTGGGACCCATCGCCAATTGGAGACGTTCGTAAGGTCAAGGATTTCGCTAACTCTAGCTGCCACAAATTGGTTGTATCGTCGGTGGTCTGCGCGAATCCACGATAGAGCATTCCTCGAATCCGTCCAAAAGATGCATTGCGAGATGTTGATATCTACTCCTTGGAGAACGTTGCGTGCTAGCCGAGCACCAATGAGAGCTGCCTGCAGTTCGAGCCTAGGAATAGTGAGGTACTTTAGCGGGGCTACACGGGTCTTCGCTGTGACGAGCGAGCACTCGATTATCCCTTTCTCTGCGAAACGGAGGTACACTAAGGCTGCCATACTGCTCTCACTGGCATCGACAAATATATGCAGCTGGATCTTCGTTTGCGCTCCAATCGTCGTCTGAAGCCTGTAACAACGCGGGATTTGTAAACTTTCAAGCTCGGGAAGAAGTCTGAACCAGATCTGCCATTTTTCAAAACACTGCGTATTGATTTCGTCATCCCAGCCTGTACCTGATCGCCAGATTTCCTGAAGTAACACCTTGAGGTACATCAAGTAGTTGGCTATTAGACCCAGGGGATCGTAGATGGTCATGACAGTACGTAAGACCTCTCGCTTTGTAGGCCGACGAACACCAGAAAGTAGCTCCTCCCCACCTCTGGCCATGATGATCTTGTAGACAAAGCAATCAGTCTGGGTGCACCACCACATTCCCAATACCTTTTCAGTAGCTAGGGTTGATGAAAGGTCCAAGCTTTTTCCCACTCCAGAGTCCCCACGTAATGCAGCAAGAACAGTCGGAGAATTGGACATCCAATTACGGATTTCAAATCCACCTTGATCGTGAATGAACCAGACGGATTTCGCAAGGTCAATGGCTTCTGTTTCCGTTTCAGTACTGCACAACATGTCGTCTACGTAAGTGCAGCGTACGATTGCCCTAGCCGCAGCCGGGAACTGTTCCCTGAAGCGTTCTGCGTTAAGGTTCTTTACGAACTGCGCGGTTACAGGGGAACATGCCGCCCCGAACGTCATAACTTTCATGACATAAATCCCAGGCTCTTTCCCCTTTCCTCCGTCCCTGAAGAAGAATCGTTGGGAATGCTGATCTTCTGCGCGTACAGCCACTTGGTGAAACATTTCACGCAAGTCGCCGCAAACTGCGAAACGACCTTCACGAAAATTATAGAGTACATTTATAAGCGGCGTCAGCAAGTCGGGACCAGCTAGCAGTTCAGCATTCAGGGAAACTCCGTTGGTCACGGCAGCTGCATCCCAGACTATCCTCAATTTTCCAGGTTTGTTAGGGTTGGTAATAGGAAATATCGGCAAATACCACACTCGCTCGTGCTTCTCCTTTAGTTCCGCTGGGGTCAGTTTCCGTGTATAACCTTTTGCGATGTAATCTGCTAGCTTCGCTTTCACTTCTCGCGCTAGGACTGGATCTCTTTCCATACGGCGTTCAAGATGTTGGAATCGCTTCAGTACCATCGCCTTGTTGTCTGGCAACTGCACGCCATCGCTTCTCCAAAGCAGACCAGTTTCGTACCTTTCTCCGTTGAAATGAGTGAGCTTTCGTAAAAGAGTAATTGCCCGTTCATCTTCGTTGGAACGAACCTGTTTTGTTGAACAAACGATGCCCAAACTTTCTagggaaaaataatttttcactgcGAGCTCCAAACCGTCGTCGTTATCGTGGTCGCAGTAGCATACGTGGTACGTGTAGTGTACCATGTTCACAGATTGTCCCATCGGAGCTCCGCCGTAGATCGACCATCCAAGGTTGGTTTTGATTGCTATCGGTTGCCCTGGCTTTCCTTCTCGACTTTTGCGCACGAGTGTTGCGTTAGCATGCTGAACTCCTATTAGAAGACGAGGTCGGACACTTTGGTAGGATTGAACAGGAACACCTTTTAAGTGTGAGTACTTCGACTGAAGTTCTTGAATGTCTAACGTTTGGCTCGGCAATAGTAGCTCCTTTACCGTGCGGACATCCTGAAATTCAAAGCGTTTCCCTTTTAGTCCTGAGATTTCAATATTTACGCTCCTTGAATCGTCCTCCGCGCGATGAAGGCCACC
The nucleotide sequence above comes from Armigeres subalbatus isolate Guangzhou_Male chromosome 3, GZ_Asu_2, whole genome shotgun sequence. Encoded proteins:
- the LOC134223137 gene encoding uncharacterized protein LOC134223137 produces the protein MALRNFIVRRGAPAVFYSDRGTNFVGAERELKQALATIDHDKLVQEFVNSNTSWHFNPPAAPHMGGSWERLVRSVKRTLSELKPSPRPTDEELRNALIEVEGILNARPLTHVPIDDTDAPALTPNHWLLGSSDGFKPWSLLDGNSIALRRGWHQSQAFANHFWQRWLREYLPEITRRSKWHEKTRPIQEGDIVLIADPALPRNCWPKGRVIGTVNRDGQVRRVTIQTARGVYERAAVHVAVLNVGHKKELAVSEAESANWGGVSPNPLGVSEATRQKSIDAPTRTRDDSERPKGGNGKSVSHGDETEINENED
- the LOC134223139 gene encoding uncharacterized protein LOC134223139, encoding MFLSTYVSTSQMCGYTADENMMRLRNCLKGDAFTAVKSFLMNPSTVNRAIDALKLRFGQPRFVIQSLKDKILAMPPLKPDSMNRMIDFALAIQNWEATIEACGQKEFLRDTSLLADIIAKLPASMKLEWARHTRSLRKVNLPAFSRWIYDIAEDACLVSEPCKVQESHHSQETRKKSKAFLNTHTESQFRTNDDLRECAGSTSKTTETKKKEYTNHCLICRGPCASLAKCGRFKDLSYDGRWAAVREARACRKCLKQHKGGCESKDCGVNGCTYKHHPLLHKALNVQSPAVKIFPKRDEQSCNTHQSGSSVVLFRYVPVVVYGSESVVQCYEFLDDGSSKSLMDDELAKQLNLSGERFPLCLKWTGGLHRAEDDSRSVNIEISGLKGKRFEFQDVRTVKELLLPSQTLDIQELQSKYSHLKGVPVQSYQSVRPRLLIGVQHANATLVRKSREGKPGQPIAIKTNLGWSIYGGAPMGQSVNMVHYTYHVCYCDHDNDDGLELAVKNYFSLESLGIVCSTKQVRSNEDERAITLLRKLTHFNGERYETGLLWRSDGVQLPDNKAMVLKRFQHLERRMERDPVLAREVKAKLADYIAKGYTRKLTPAELKEKHERVWYLPIFPITNPNKPGKLRIVWDAAAVTNGVSLNAELLAGPDLLTPLINVLYNFREGRFAVCGDLREMFHQVAVRAEDQHSQRFFFRDGGKGKEPGIYVMKVMTFGAACSPVTAQFVKNLNAERFREQFPAAARAIVRCTYVDDMLCSTETETEAIDLAKSVWFIHDQGGFEIRNWMSNSPTVLAALRGDSGVGKSLDLSSTLATEKVLGMWWCTQTDCFVYKIIMARGGEELLSGVRRPTKREVLRTVMTIYDPLGLIANYLMYLKVLLQEIWRSGTGWDDEINTQCFEKWQIWFRLLPELESLQIPRCYRLQTTIGAQTKIQLHIFVDASESSMAALVYLRFAEKGIIECSLVTAKTRVAPLKYLTIPRLELQAALIGARLARNVLQGVDINISQCIFWTDSRNALSWIRADHRRYNQFVAARVSEILDLTNVSNWRWVPTKWNVADEGTKWQHRPLFTHESRWCKGPEFLWQPEEEWPTMPRPLEGTIEELRANVHVHYDTTRLKFSTERFRTWGA